The Astyanax mexicanus isolate ESR-SI-001 chromosome 21, AstMex3_surface, whole genome shotgun sequence genome contains the following window.
ATGCATTCTGCAGTTTACGTTGGGAGGAAccgtcatttatttattattatactgtacatCAATTTCTGCTTTTCAGACTGCAACAATGTTGCCATTTATTTCTAAACACTAAAAAGACATTCTGGCACTGTGGATACAAAGTATCGAAGCATTTCAGATGCTATTTAGTAACAATTTActaaatttatagtaaatagcaATACTTGAAAATGTTCTTACCCAGTTTGAAGAGGCTAAAATCAAAAAGATACATAAAACTTAGATACTGTTAAAAAGAAATGGACAATATCGACACCAAGAAGAAACTTTACATGCTTTTATCaacttctatttttctattttctctcctgtagagttTAATTTTCAGGAATGATTTTAACCATTTGGCAAAAAAGCGAATctataaaacatcataaaaaaacatctaaaagatcaacgtattgtatttttttcttttatgtattcATAATTCTGTTGATCTTTTTcttgttataatatatattttttgtataattaaagTAGAGGATTTATATAAGCCCATatctatatattttgttttttattcacattttgtgtttttctaaattaaaaaaaattctattaaatgagtctttaatttattataaataagtttattataaatatttttcagggtttatatctTTGGGGTTAAATCTACACTTTCAGAATAGTTAAATATTTATCGCTTCGTCAGAGTTCCTTtataactcacatttgtatttgtttaactccctaaatgttacataaaatagaatataatgcAATACTCAATGAAAGGAAGCCCAGGTGGgcatcactacacactgatgctgaGTTTAATTGAGTTTAATTACATGGAggttaattaaatctctgtggagttgggtTGTATTTActgagtttaaaaaatatatatatgaacaccacacaagggttaaatctgAATAAGTTAAAACTTTTCTGTTTTTGTGGATCTTGATCATGGTAAAAACCTGTATCTCCAGTCTTGGAGATGTTTATTAATAAGTCAAATGAAACTGGGAAGATAAAACATGACATTTCTTGGGTTCACTCTGTTTGCAATAAAAAACATGTCAAAATAAATAAGTTTACTACACACAGAATTTCTCAATGCTGATGTTTTGGTGTCTGattaagaattatttaaaaattctgCTCTTTTTCCTGTCGATCATGAATTAGTTTCAGCAGTACACATTTATAAATCACTGTTAAAGAGAGCATTACTGCAATTACAATTTTGAAATTGGACAGAACTCTTTATGATTTACTGTtacatttatacagtattttttacagtCAGTACTTTGTGTTTCATCAGTGTTTTTGGTcttaaatgcaggaatggatgtttattaataaataaaatgaagttggGAAGATTTTTATTTGGGGTCGCGCATAAAATGTCGTAGTCTTTGCTACTTTGTAGTTGAGAAATACTGATATTTATctattaaatattaggtgattACCATTGAGTAAATATTGGCCCAAGTGTTTTCTTTTAGGATTTAGTTTGTTTCATGTGCTTAAAACGAAGTTTGCTTTCGTTAAATGCAAACAGGTCTGGACTCCTGATTGGTCCTCTGTAACTCTGACTCCGCCCTAAATAATCCTCATTATATTTACCTTTTTCCTCCAAGAAATGTATATAACCTGACCCAGAACAGCCAAGGGTACTCAACGCCTTTTCCATCACTGATCTGAAGAGCATCACTGATCTGAAGATCATGGAAAGAACAGCCGTCCTCCTCGTGATCCTGAACCTTTGGACCTCTGGTCTGGGTAAGAGTAATCATGCAACCTTCTAGACGTAGATCTACTCTGGATTTATGGGTATATTTGGGTTAGTAGACTCTCTTTTAACCCGTACCTGATGTTACGGTTGAGGTAGGTCTTGGATCTGTTCTTGGAAGAGCAAAGTAGATAGGATAATTTATATCATGaataaaaatagtatatttaagtgtatatatCGTTTAAATAAAGGATTTACTTATATGGATATATTTCTATGAAtcgttttataataataatgcagtaaGAAATTTGACTATGCAACTGTTTCTCCACCAAGGAGGTTGGAAAACgggtgggaaaaaaaacacagaagagacgtggaaaaaaaggcgggaaacagaacaaatatAATGCCACAAAATGGCGTGTGCCAATCAAATACAGCTTTCAGCTTCAAATAAATCAAACTAAAACGTTTTGCTTCTTTTGAAAGACAGAGAGGAGACTGGTTTGGCTAGGGTTTACTGTATATAGAGTAGCGCACAGGTGCAGCCGGTTGACGCTAATCACCAccagggattctgggagttggagttatTCCCCTACATCTACCACCCCCCCTGCTGGCAGTCCATGGTGTAGTACTGTCCATCGCAGCTCCTGACTTCTCTTCACTTTACAGCAGGACATCCATAAAATATATAACAGATTTTAAcagaataagaaaaacattaagagagcaccttagtttctgaatcagtttctcagattttactatttaaaggtgtttgtttgagtaaattgaacattgaacACTTCAACAATTTAATTTTATATGGTTTGCGTGGTTTTATAACGCTCTTTCCAATAATGATTTTATTCTTTTGCTCCTTGttttagcttaacctgattaaaaacctaaatttaattatatattttataattttgtaaatgctcggctgcattgaaaatgagggttgccttcaatgtattcctgagtgaaaataaaggatgATTGTTGGTTGTTTGAttgactggttggttggttggttgattgactggttggttggttgattgagtgattgtttgattggttggttggttgactggttggttggttgattgagtgattgtttgattggttggttggttgtttggttggttgtttggttggttggttggtttgttggttgattaattgattgattgattgattgatattccTACAGCTCTAAACTGCAGAGTGGTTCCAGGCAGTCTGAAGCAGATTGACGTTGGGAACGGTCAGGTGTTTGGAGTGAACTCAGCTGATGAGATCTTCACCCTCTACAGCGGCGCTTGGACTcgaatttctggatctctgaagcATGTCAGTGTAGGACCTGCTGGAGTCTGGGGAGTCAACGCCAACAATTACATCTACAGACTCGATAACGGAGATTGGGTTCCTGTTAACGGTAAGTCAGAGACTTATCTTACCATAGTGTGGGAATTTCACCTGTTTCTACTCGTCTTTTACCTGTTTTTCTTCCATTTCCAGGTCAGCTGAAGCAGGTGGATGCTGGAGGAACGGTCTCTCCAGCTGGAGTCAACATGTTCGATGACATCTTCTGCCTTCAAGGAGGTGAAGGTGCTTCCTGGACCAACCTGCCGGGAAAGCTGAAGTACTACAGCTGTGGTCTGAACAGCTGCTGGGGGGTGAACTCTGGAAACCTGATCTACATTATGAAGGTGCGTCATTATTAAGGTGTTAACCGACCAAGACCACCaatttatacattacattacattacattacatttggcagacgcttttgtccaaagcgacttacaatagtgaaatataaaattaatagaagttaaaggtaaaacatttttagatagggcctaaaggaggtcaaagggaaataatgggatagaggattagagaagaggaagaaggaaatgaggttagaagtagttagttagttagaggtgttaggagagtaagtgctctttgaagagctcagtcttcaggagtttattaaagatagtgagagattctcctgatctggtagtagaaggtagttagttagaggtgttaggagagtaagtgctctttgaagagctcagtcttcaggagtttattaaagatagtgagagattctcctgatctggtagtggaaggtagttagttagaggtgttaggagagtaagtgctctttgaagagctcagtcttcaggagtttattaaagatagtgtgagattctcctgatctggtagtagaaggtagttagttagaggtgttaggagagtaagtgctctttgaagagctctgtcttcaggagtttattaaagatagcgagagattctcctgatctggtagtagaaggtagttagttagaggtgttaggagagtaagagctctttgaagagctcagtcttcaggagtttattaaagatagtgagagattctcctgatctggtagtagaaggtagttagttagaggtgttaggagagtaagtgctctttgaagagctctgtcttcaggagtttcttaaagatagtgagagattctcctgatctgg
Protein-coding sequences here:
- the LOC111193495 gene encoding fish-egg lectin-like, yielding MERTAVLLVILNLWTSGLALNCRVVPGSLKQIDVGNGQVFGVNSADEIFTLYSGAWTRISGSLKHVSVGPAGVWGVNANNYIYRLDNGDWVPVNGQLKQVDAGGTVSPAGVNMFDDIFCLQGGEGASWTNLPGKLKYYSCGLNSCWGVNSGNLIYIMKGVTSNTCAGSLKWEQVSGYLSMIEVSTDGKVYGVNSNGDMYAREGITSTNPTGTGWRQVQFGQKVKHVSYDLGHLWVIGTDNSIMDCTE